In Chitinibacter sp. FCG-7, the genomic stretch GCACTTTCAAATTGGCCAGCTTGGGCAGGCTAGCGGGCGGCAAGGCCGAGACATCGGTCAAATACGCCACATCGCCAATACGCCAACCCAGAATCGGCCATTTGCCATGCAGCACTTCAATCGGCTCAATGCTGACACCGGCAAAATCCACTGGCTCGCTGCTGACTTCGTGCAACTCCAGCACCGGCTTATCCCAGAAATTGGACGGTTTTAGCAATGTATACGGAAAGCGCTCTTCGATATGGCTGAGCATCAGGCGATTGCCAAAGGTTGGCAAAGCGGCTTTTTGCAGCCAGCAAAAGGCGCGCAAATCATCAATGCCATTCAGATGATCGGCATGCGGATGCGTATAGAGCACCGCATCAACGTGGAGAAGCTGCTCCCTGAGCGCCTGCTGGCGCAAATCAGGGCCGGTATCAATGAGAAAGGTTTGCCCACCAGCACGGATTACTGCAGAGGCACGGGTGCGCGTATTGCGCGCATCGTTGGACGTGCAGGTGGTGCAGCGGCAGCCTAGGGCCGGTGTGCCACCACTGGAGCCCACCCCGAGCAGCAATACCTCAACTTCTCCTTGCCAGCGTGACATGGTCATGGTGTAGCCCTGTGAAACGTCGGGTCAAGAGCCCGAGAAAACAGTTTGAAGAAATTAGCGGTTGTGGCATCGGCGACTTCTTGCAGTGAAATGCCTTTCAGCTCGGCAATATGCTCAGCCACATGCCGTACCCACGCTGGCTGATTCTGCTTGCCCCGATGCGGCATCGGTGCCAGATACGGTGAATCGGTTTCGATCAGCAAGCGCTCAAGCGGCATTTTTCGCGCAACGTCTTTGAGTTCTTCAGCTTTTTTAAACGTTACGATGCCGGAGAGCGAAATATAAAAGCCCAGCTCCATCGCCTGCTGCGCCACTTCCCAGCTTTCGGTAAAGCAGTGCATCACGCCGCCAACTTCGTCAGCGCGTTCTTCGCGCATGATACGGATCGTGTCTTCCGATGAGGCACGCGTATGGATAATTAGCGGCAAACTAGCTTCACGTGCTGCGCGGATATGCGTGCGGAAACGCTCACGCTGCCATTCCAGATCACCGGTGAGGCGGAAATAATCGAGCCCCGTTTCACCAATCGCGACGACCTTGGGCATTTTGGCCAGCTCAAGCAGTTGCGCCACACTCGGTTCTGGTGTGTCCTCATAATCGGGGTGGACACCCACTGAAGCAAAAATATTCTGATGCGCTGCGGCCAACGCCAGCACACTCGGCAATTCGGGCAGGTTGACGGCCACGCAAAGCGCATGGCTCACCTGATTGTCGGCCATGCGGCTGAGCAAACCGCCTATATCGCTGGCAAGGTCGGGAAAATTGATGTGGCAGTGCGAATCGACAAACTTCATAACAAATCATCCAAACATAAAAAAAGCCGTACCAGCCGGTACGGCTATCTTGCTGATGATACTCGAATTTGCCGCCAAGTTTACATCGTGTGCGTGGTGCGACCCGATTGCAAATAGCCACCCAGCAGATTTTCGATTTTGACGGTGGCCTGCTTGCCTGCCTCATTGGCAGAAAACTGCACGCCAATGCCCTGCTGGTGATTATTCTGCGCACCGGGTGGCGTAATCCACACCACATTGCCAGAGACAGCAATCTTGGCCGGATCGTCCAGCAATGACAGCAACATAAACACTTCATCACCCAGCGTATAGGCCTTGTTGGTTGGAATAAAGATCCCGCCGCCTTTGATAAACGGCATGTATGAGGCGTATAAAGCTGCTTTTTCCTTGATATTCAAAGACAAAACCCCTGGACGTGATGTCGGGGCGCGAACTGCATCTTCACTCATAATCATTAACCTCGGCGATCCTGACCACGCAAAGCATCAAGATATCCAAACAATAAACCTTCCAGCACCAAACGCTGATTCAAGGGATGATGAGCCAGCGCTTGCGACTCATTCAACTGACTGGCAAAACCGAGCAATAAACTAGCGCGTGGTGAAACCCGCTCCAGTGCATCTTGCCAGTCTGGATAATAACGAATAACCCCCGCCATTCCCAAGCTGATTACGTCATAAACCCATTTTTGTAGCCAATCAAGTATCAAAACTGTGTCAAGTTTGGCTTTTTCCAGCTCTGCGGCCAGCTGTAATACATTCAGCGTGGCTGGCTCAGCCATTTTTTCAAGAAATGCACTGCGCACAGGCAGCCATTCGGCCGCAGCATCTTCAGCCGCAGCCAGCGGTGCGCCACCCGTATGTGCCAGATGCAGCAAAGGATTGACCACCGCCTGCCCAGCCAGCCAGGCCATCGCCACTTTCGGCTCGGGAATTGTCAGCGGGAAAACGCGGCAACGGCTGCGAATGGTCGGTAGCAGTCGCCGCCAGTGATCCGAAATCAGGATAAATACTGCACCAGCAGGCGGTTCTTCCAGCGTTTTTAAAAACGCATTCGCAGCAGCGGTATTCATCGCCTCGGCAGGCGCGACTATGGTGACGCGTGTGCCGCCGCGATGTGCACTCAGATTGACAAAATCGGCCAGCTCGCGGACATCATCGACGCCGATTACCGATGATTTCTTTTTGGCTTTTTTGCCTGCATCGGCTTCTTCGACCGAATCATCTGCATCGGCCGGTTGTAGCAGACGAAAATCAGGATGATTGCCTGCGACAAACCAGCGACACGCATCGCATTCACCGCAGGGTTGGCTGGCTTTGTTCGGTGATTCGCACAATAAAAATTGCGCCAAATACTGCGCCAAAGCACGCTTGCCGATCCCGGCTTCACCAGTAAACAGCAAAGCATGCGGCAGACGATCACCTTCGCGGATCAAATCGTGCCAGGGTTTATCCAGCCACGGATATGGCAAGTTGCTCATGCAAGAAACCCATCCATCAATTGCGCCAATTCGGTTTGAATCGCCTCAATCGAGCGATTGGCATTGATCACACGAATGCGCTGCGGATGTTCAGCAGCACGTTGCAGGTAAGCAGCACGGACTTTGGCATGAAAATCAGCCTGTTCGCGCTCAAAGCGGTCCAGCACCCGCGAGTTGGCCATACGGGCCTGACTCACATCAAGTGGAACGTCAAAAATCAGCGTCAGATCGGGCTCGATCAGAGCAGTCGCACCGCCATCACGGCCTTGCACCCATTGCTCTAGCTGCATAAAACGTTCGATTGACAAGCCACGGCCACCGCATTGATAGGCATAAGTTGCATCGCTAAAACGATCACACAGAACCCATTCACCCGCAGTCAAAGCCGGCAGAATCACTTGCTGCAGATGCTCG encodes the following:
- a CDS encoding MBL fold metallo-hydrolase, which codes for MTMSRWQGEVEVLLLGVGSSGGTPALGCRCTTCTSNDARNTRTRASAVIRAGGQTFLIDTGPDLRQQALREQLLHVDAVLYTHPHADHLNGIDDLRAFCWLQKAALPTFGNRLMLSHIEERFPYTLLKPSNFWDKPVLELHEVSSEPVDFAGVSIEPIEVLHGKWPILGWRIGDVAYLTDVSALPPASLPKLANLKVLFLDCLREQEHPTHLSVEQAIKLATQIGAKQTVMIHMTHELEYHTLSQRLPAGMVVGYDGMTIATGLNHDDECTGPEAPTMQF
- a CDS encoding TatD family hydrolase encodes the protein MKFVDSHCHINFPDLASDIGGLLSRMADNQVSHALCVAVNLPELPSVLALAAAHQNIFASVGVHPDYEDTPEPSVAQLLELAKMPKVVAIGETGLDYFRLTGDLEWQRERFRTHIRAAREASLPLIIHTRASSEDTIRIMREERADEVGGVMHCFTESWEVAQQAMELGFYISLSGIVTFKKAEELKDVARKMPLERLLIETDSPYLAPMPHRGKQNQPAWVRHVAEHIAELKGISLQEVADATTANFFKLFSRALDPTFHRATP
- a CDS encoding PilZ domain-containing protein encodes the protein MSEDAVRAPTSRPGVLSLNIKEKAALYASYMPFIKGGGIFIPTNKAYTLGDEVFMLLSLLDDPAKIAVSGNVVWITPPGAQNNHQQGIGVQFSANEAGKQATVKIENLLGGYLQSGRTTHTM
- the holB gene encoding DNA polymerase III subunit delta', encoding MSNLPYPWLDKPWHDLIREGDRLPHALLFTGEAGIGKRALAQYLAQFLLCESPNKASQPCGECDACRWFVAGNHPDFRLLQPADADDSVEEADAGKKAKKKSSVIGVDDVRELADFVNLSAHRGGTRVTIVAPAEAMNTAAANAFLKTLEEPPAGAVFILISDHWRRLLPTIRSRCRVFPLTIPEPKVAMAWLAGQAVVNPLLHLAHTGGAPLAAAEDAAAEWLPVRSAFLEKMAEPATLNVLQLAAELEKAKLDTVLILDWLQKWVYDVISLGMAGVIRYYPDWQDALERVSPRASLLLGFASQLNESQALAHHPLNQRLVLEGLLFGYLDALRGQDRRG
- the tmk gene encoding dTMP kinase, with the protein product MQRGRFISVEGIDGAGKSTHLAWLVDYMQRRQLQVRQSREPGGTPLGEKLRALLLNDEMHLETEALLMFAARNEHLQQVILPALTAGEWVLCDRFSDATYAYQCGGRGLSIERFMQLEQWVQGRDGGATALIEPDLTLIFDVPLDVSQARMANSRVLDRFEREQADFHAKVRAAYLQRAAEHPQRIRVINANRSIEAIQTELAQLMDGFLA